The segment GTGACATTTGGTTCTGATGATGTGATCGAGCAAATTACCAAACATTTAAATCGTTTGGTTGAAGTGGTCAAGGTTTTTGATTTAAGCGAAGGTCCTCATATTGAGCGCGAGCTCATGATGATTAAGGTACGCGCGGTAGGTAAAGAGCGTGAAGAGCTCAAACGCACAACGGATATCTTCCGTGGTCGCATCATTGATGTGACTGATAAGAGTTACACCATTGAATTAACTGGTGATGGTGCCAAATTAGATGCCTTTATTGATTCGATTGATCGTGCCTCTATTCTAGAAACTGTCCGTTCGGGTGGTTCTGGAATCGGACGCGGCGAGCGTATCCTGAAGGTTTAATTTTATTAACTGATTACTGCATTAATTACATTTTCAAAACAAGGAAAGAGCATGAAAGTTTTTTACGATAAAGACGCTGATTTGTCACTCATTAAAGGCAAGAAGGTCACCATTATTGGTTATGGTTCACAGGGTCACGCACATGCATTGAACCTCAAGGATTCAGGCTGCAATGTGACTGTGGGTTTGCGTAAAGACGGCGCTTCCTGGAGTAAAGCTGCAAATGCTGGTTTGACAGTGAAAGAAGTGGGCGAAGCAGTTAAAGATGCTGATGTCGTGATGATGCTTTTGCCTGATGAGCAAATTGCTGAGGTTTACAACAAAGAAGTGCATGGCAATATCAAGCAAGGCGCTGCGCTTGCTTTTGCTCATGGCTTTAATGTTCACTATGGTCAAGTGCAGCCACGCGCTGACTTAGATGTCATCATGATTGCTCCTAAGGCTCCTGGTCATACTGTTCGTGGCACATACGCTCAAGGTGGCGGCGTTCCTCACTTGATCGCTGTGTATCAAGATAAATCTGGTTCAGCTCGTGATGTGGCTTTGTCCTATGCAACGGCAAACGGCGGCGGTCGTGCTGGCATTATTGAAACCAACTTCCGCGAAGAAACTGAAACTGACTTGTTCGGTGAGCAGGCTGTTCTTTGTGGCGGCGCAGTGGAATTGATCAAGGCAGGCTTTGAGACTCTGGTTGAGGCTGGTTACGCTCCAGAGATGGCCTATTTTGAGTGCTTGCATGAGCTCAAGTTGATTGTGGACTTGATCTACGAGGGTGGTATCGCCAATATGAACTACTCCATCTCTAATAATGCTGAGTACGGTGAGTATGTAACTGGCCCACGTGTTGTTACAGAAGATACTAAAAACGCCATGCGTCAGTGCCTGAAAGATATTCAGACTGGTGAGTATGCAAAGAGCTTCATCTTGGAAAACAAAGCAGGTGCGCCGACTTTGATTTCACGTCGTCGTTTGAATGCAGAGCATGACATCGAAGTGGTGGGTGCAAAATTACGCGCCATGATGCCTTGGATTGCGAAGAACAAATTAGTTGATCAGACCAAGAACTAAGCTTCATTCAGTTAAAAAATTGTTGTAAATAGATAGGCTCAGAATAAAGATGATGTATCCACACCCCATTATTGCAAGAGAAGGTTGGCCATATTTGGCACTAGTGGGGGCAGTGACCTTGTTAGTCCATTATTTAGGTGGCATTGCATGGTCTTGGCCTTTGTGGATTATTTTCATCTTTGTTCTGCAGTTCTTTCGCGATCCGCAGCGTATTGCAGCCCTGGGTCGTGACTTGGTTTTGTCACCTGCCGATGGTCGCATTGTCGTTGTAGAAAAGACTATGGACCCTTATGCGGAGCGCGAAGCACTCAAAATTAGTGTGTTCATGAATGTATTTAACGTTCACTCGAACCGTAGCGCAGTAAATGGCTTGGTGAAAGAGATTCAGTATTTCCCTGGTAAGTTTGTTAACGCGGATTTAGATAAAGCATCGACAGAAAATGAACGCAACGCAGTGGTCATTGACGCTAACGGTCAGATCGTGACTTTGGTCCAAGTAGCGGGCCTCATTGCCAGACGTATTCTTTGCTACATTCATGTGGGTGATCGATTGAAGGCGGGTGAGCGTTATGGCTTTATTCGCTTTGGATCTCGTGTGGATGTATATTTACCTTTAACGGCTGAGCCATTGGTAAGTGTTGGCGATAAAGTATTTGCCACTAATACTGCGCTGGCTCGTGTGCCTGGTTTAGATTAATTCGTCTTTATTTAAGGTCTTCCTTGACTTCATTTCGCCGTCGTGGCCGTTTAGATCGCAATCGTTTGCAACGCTCTCGCGTGGGGAAAACTCAGGAGGAGTGGGCAGATGATTTGGGTGATGGCGTAGATTTTGAAGTAGAAGAGCTGCATGCCGATAAGCCGCGAGTTCGCAGTAAAGGTATTTACCTCTTACCCAATGCCTTTACTACTGCTGCCTTGTTCTGCGGTTTCTTTGCCATCGTCAATGCCATGAATCACCATTTTGAGATTGCTGCAATTGCTATTTTTGCATCTCTAGTGCTTGACGGTATGGATGGTCGTGTTGCTCGGATGACCAATACCCAAAGCGCCTTTGGTGAGCAATATGACTCCTTAGCAGATATGGTTTCATTTGGAGTTGCTCCCGCCTTGGTTGCTTATGAGTGGGCCCTTAAGGACTTGGGTAAGTGGGGTTGGTTGGCTGCCTTTACGTATTGCGCTGGAGCTGCTTTGCGCTTGGCACGTTTTAATGTGAACACTGGTGTTGTCGACAAGAAGTTTTTCCAAGGGCTGCCAAGTCCTGCGGCAGGCGCCTTAATGGCCGGCTTTATTTGGCTAGCGGATGATAATAAGATTCCCGTACGAGATAGCGCAATTCCTTGGATCACTTTCTTTTTGGCGGTATATGCTGGCTTGACGATGGTTTCCAATGCCCGTTTTTATAGTGGTAAGGCGCTTGATGTTCGCTATCGCGTCCCGTTTGGAGTCATGGTGCTCTTGATTCTGACCTTTGTACTGATTTCATCTAACCCACCCCTGACGCTATTTGGTTTGTTTGTTGTTTATTCCATTTCTGGATATGTCATTTGGGCATGGGAACGTCTCAGCGGACGTCGTTTTAGCTAAAAAATCATTTTTAGGTTATATTAAAACCATGTTAATCAATTTCTCACCCCTAACCGGTCTTCTTCTGCTAGCACTGAGCCTAAAGCTTGGGGCGGGTAAGGCCTGAGTTAATGAGATCACAGTAGTACATTAACCACCACATACCGGCCCCAGCAAATTGCTGGGGTTTTTGTTTTTAAGGCTAAGTAATAGTTAGCAAGTATTAGTAGTAAAGATAATGATGCAATATTGAACTGGAGAGTAGTGATGAGCGACAAAGTAATCATTTTTGATACCACCTTGCGAGATGGCGAACAATCGCCAGGCGCCTCCATGACGAAGGACGAGAAAGTGCGTATTGCACGTCAATTAGAGCGCCTCAAGGTTGATGTGATTGAGGCAGGTTTTGCGGCTAGCTCAGAAGGTGACTTTCAGGCGATTTCCGCGGTTGCTGCTGCAGTCAAGGACTCGATCGTTTGTTCGCTTGCTCGTGCCAACGATAAAGATATCACCCGTGCAGCCGATGCTTTGAAGGCTGCCAATGCAAAACGTATTCATGCTTTCTTGGCAACTAGTCCATTGCATATGGCGGTGAAGTTACGCATGTCTCCAGAGGAGGTATTGGAGCAGGCCAAACGCTCGATTCGATTTGCTAGAAATTTGGCAGAAGATATTGAGTTCTCTGCAGAAGACGGTTATCGCTCTGAAATGGACTTTTTATGCCGCGTTGTGGAGGCGGTGATTAAAGAGGGCGCCTCAACAATCAATATTCCCGATACGGTAGGTTACGCAACCCCAGAGTTGTATGGCGAGTTTATTAAAACCTTGCGTACACGGGTGCCTAACTCGGACAAGGCTGTGTGGTCAGTGCATTGCCATAACGACTTAGGGATGGCTGTAGCCAACTCATTAGCTGGGGTGAAGATTGGTGGTGCACGTCAAATTGAATGCACGATTAATGGCTTAGGAGAGCGCGCTGGCAATACTGCCTTGGAAGAGATTGTGATGTCTTTACGTACACGTAAGGATTACTTTGATATGACGTGCGGCATTGATGCTACTCAGATTGTTCCTGCCTCTAAGTTAGTCTCACAGATTACCGGGTTTGTTGTTCAGCCCAATAAAGCAGTAGTCGGTGCGAATGCTTTTGCGCATACCTCTGGCATTCATCAAGATGGTATTTTGAAGAATCGCGATACCTATGAAATCATGCGTGCAGAAGACGTGGGTTGGGCTACCAATAAAATTGTTTTGGGGAAGTTATCTGGCCGCAATGCATTTAAGCAACGCTTACAAGAGTTGGGAATTGCTATTGAAGCTGAAGCTGATTTGAATGAGGCATTTATTCGCTTTAAAGCTTTAGCTGACCAGAAGTCTGAAATTTTTGATGAAGACATTATTGCCATCATGTCAGATTCTGCAGCGGCAGAAGAGGGTGAGTTCTATAAATTTATTTCTTTAAGTCAGCATTCTGAAACAGGTGAGCGTCCAAAGTCTAAAGTCACTTTCCGTGTTGGCGATAAAGAGGCAAGCTCAGAGGCTGAAGGTAACGGCCCAGTAGATGCAAGCTTGAATGCCATTGAGGAGATTGTGAAGAGTGGGGCAGAGCAGTTGCTCTATTCAGTCAATGCGATTACTTCTGGAACGCAGTCTCAAGGCGAAGTCACTGTGCGATTGTCTAAAGGTGGGCGCATCGTCAATGGCGTTGGAACTGATCCTGACATTATTGCGGCATCAGCTAAAGCCTATTTATCGGCATTGAATAAATTGCACGACCCTAGCCAAGCCAAACTCAATGCGCAGATGACCCCGTAAGTAAGGGCATCTGCAATACCTTCTTTATTTATTGAGATCGGTATTCTGATAGTACTTAGTGCCTTTGCCGGTAATTTCTGCGGCGAGGCCTGAGTCTGTGAGTTGGTACATCAACACCCCAGGCGCCACCACGGCGGCATCTTGATAGGCACCGCCATCGGCTTGATATTTAGCTGCGGCAGTAACTTGTCCGCCAAAAGTCCATCCAGAATTTTTAAAGTCATTTAATGCCGCTTTTGTTTGGAAGACAAAGATATTCTGAAAGGATTTAATGCCAATGCCCAGACCCGCTTGGACTTCAGCCATATTCATATAAACAGGCTTGGAATCTTTTTCAATGACTACGCCGCTACCAGTTCCGCCACCAGCAATCAAGATCTTCATCCCAAAATTACTAAAAGTGGCATAGCCAACCGATTTGTCAATAAGCTCTTTGGCCTTAGGCGAAACCGCATAGAGTTGCTTTAGCGTTTCATCACTCTTTTTGAGGATATCCTGCCGCTGCTGGGCAGTGGTTTTATCGGAACTAAAGGGATTGGAAAACTGCGCATGACATAAAGCAGGGGTAATAGCTAATATACTGACAGCTAATAAGCGAATGAGTTGGGCATGCATGGATCTTCCCCTGGTTTTATGTCGGTTTAGAAATAATTCCGTCTTTATACTCCATTTAGTTTCATTTAATCTTTCGCTACCCACTATGTCATCACTGATTCGCCTTACGGTTATTTGCTCCATTGTGTTTTTGACTGCTTGTAGCAGCTTGCAGCGTAAAGCCGCTGTTCCCTCTGACCAGATGGGTCAAGCACAAATAGCTGGATTATCTGGCGTGAGATATATGGTTGCCAGTCAGGCTAGCATCGATCAGATGGCAAGCGATATTGAGGCAGGATTTAAAGTCCGGAGTGCGGCAAGCTTAAATTCCGCAGCAAATTATTTATCACTATCGGGCGGCGGTGATGATGGCGCCTATGGTGCAGGTCTTTTAATTGGTTGGTCCGAGCGTGGCGATCGCCCGCAATTTAACTTAGTGACCGGTATTAGTACAGGCGCCTTGATCGCCCCATTTGCTTTTATGGGCAAAGAGTATGACCCAGTGCTACGTCATGTGTATACCCAAGTGGGGCCGGAAGATATTTACATTGAACGAGGCCTGATTTCGGGGATTTTGGGAGACGGTCTGTCAGACACCACCCCTTTATATCAACTGATTTCTAAATATGTTGATGAGAAATTCTTAAAAAAGGTGGCTGATGAGTACGCCACCAAAAATCGTTGGTTATTGATTGGCACCACCAATTTAGACGCCGGAGTACCAGTAGTTTGGAATATGGGTAGGATTGCCAGCATTGGAACGCCTGAAGCTCTGGAGCTATTTAGAAAGATTATGCTTGCCTCTGCCTCTATTCCTGGGGCGTTTTCCCCCATGCTGTTTGATGTTGAGGTTGCTGGGAAGAGTTTCCAGGAGATGCATGTCGACGGTGGCGCTATCACCCAGGTTTTTCTCTATCCAAGCGCTTTATCTGCACGCGCACAAGATCTCAAGCTCAAGCTCCAAAAGCAACGCAATGCTTACATTATTCGTAATTCGCGTTTGGATCCTCAATGGCGCGAGACCGAACGGGGTACTTTAAGTATTGTTCAAAGAGCTATTTCAAGCCTTATTCAGACACAAGGTGTAGGAGATCTATATCGCATCTATCACACCACCCAGCTTGATGGGGTTGGTTTCAATTTGGCATACATTGGCTCGGACTTTAAATTTCCGCATAAAACAGAGTTTGATACTGCCTACATGCAGGCCCTTTTTGATTATGGCTATCGGCAGGGCATCGCTGGCAAGGAGTGGCAAAAGTACCCACCAGGCTATAAACGGGGATTTGATGAGAATTTGCCTAAAAAGTAGGCATATACCC is part of the Polynucleobacter sp. es-EL-1 genome and harbors:
- a CDS encoding phosphatidylserine decarboxylase, which produces MMYPHPIIAREGWPYLALVGAVTLLVHYLGGIAWSWPLWIIFIFVLQFFRDPQRIAALGRDLVLSPADGRIVVVEKTMDPYAEREALKISVFMNVFNVHSNRSAVNGLVKEIQYFPGKFVNADLDKASTENERNAVVIDANGQIVTLVQVAGLIARRILCYIHVGDRLKAGERYGFIRFGSRVDVYLPLTAEPLVSVGDKVFATNTALARVPGLD
- a CDS encoding 2-isopropylmalate synthase; this encodes MSDKVIIFDTTLRDGEQSPGASMTKDEKVRIARQLERLKVDVIEAGFAASSEGDFQAISAVAAAVKDSIVCSLARANDKDITRAADALKAANAKRIHAFLATSPLHMAVKLRMSPEEVLEQAKRSIRFARNLAEDIEFSAEDGYRSEMDFLCRVVEAVIKEGASTINIPDTVGYATPELYGEFIKTLRTRVPNSDKAVWSVHCHNDLGMAVANSLAGVKIGGARQIECTINGLGERAGNTALEEIVMSLRTRKDYFDMTCGIDATQIVPASKLVSQITGFVVQPNKAVVGANAFAHTSGIHQDGILKNRDTYEIMRAEDVGWATNKIVLGKLSGRNAFKQRLQELGIAIEAEADLNEAFIRFKALADQKSEIFDEDIIAIMSDSAAAEEGEFYKFISLSQHSETGERPKSKVTFRVGDKEASSEAEGNGPVDASLNAIEEIVKSGAEQLLYSVNAITSGTQSQGEVTVRLSKGGRIVNGVGTDPDIIAASAKAYLSALNKLHDPSQAKLNAQMTP
- a CDS encoding patatin-like phospholipase family protein, which produces MSSLIRLTVICSIVFLTACSSLQRKAAVPSDQMGQAQIAGLSGVRYMVASQASIDQMASDIEAGFKVRSAASLNSAANYLSLSGGGDDGAYGAGLLIGWSERGDRPQFNLVTGISTGALIAPFAFMGKEYDPVLRHVYTQVGPEDIYIERGLISGILGDGLSDTTPLYQLISKYVDEKFLKKVADEYATKNRWLLIGTTNLDAGVPVVWNMGRIASIGTPEALELFRKIMLASASIPGAFSPMLFDVEVAGKSFQEMHVDGGAITQVFLYPSALSARAQDLKLKLQKQRNAYIIRNSRLDPQWRETERGTLSIVQRAISSLIQTQGVGDLYRIYHTTQLDGVGFNLAYIGSDFKFPHKTEFDTAYMQALFDYGYRQGIAGKEWQKYPPGYKRGFDENLPKK
- the ilvC gene encoding ketol-acid reductoisomerase, whose translation is MKVFYDKDADLSLIKGKKVTIIGYGSQGHAHALNLKDSGCNVTVGLRKDGASWSKAANAGLTVKEVGEAVKDADVVMMLLPDEQIAEVYNKEVHGNIKQGAALAFAHGFNVHYGQVQPRADLDVIMIAPKAPGHTVRGTYAQGGGVPHLIAVYQDKSGSARDVALSYATANGGGRAGIIETNFREETETDLFGEQAVLCGGAVELIKAGFETLVEAGYAPEMAYFECLHELKLIVDLIYEGGIANMNYSISNNAEYGEYVTGPRVVTEDTKNAMRQCLKDIQTGEYAKSFILENKAGAPTLISRRRLNAEHDIEVVGAKLRAMMPWIAKNKLVDQTKN
- the ilvN gene encoding acetolactate synthase small subunit, which codes for MRHIISVLIENEPGALSRVVGLFSARGYNIDTLSVAPTEDPSLSRMTIVTFGSDDVIEQITKHLNRLVEVVKVFDLSEGPHIERELMMIKVRAVGKEREELKRTTDIFRGRIIDVTDKSYTIELTGDGAKLDAFIDSIDRASILETVRSGGSGIGRGERILKV
- the pssA gene encoding CDP-diacylglycerol--serine O-phosphatidyltransferase, producing the protein MTSFRRRGRLDRNRLQRSRVGKTQEEWADDLGDGVDFEVEELHADKPRVRSKGIYLLPNAFTTAALFCGFFAIVNAMNHHFEIAAIAIFASLVLDGMDGRVARMTNTQSAFGEQYDSLADMVSFGVAPALVAYEWALKDLGKWGWLAAFTYCAGAALRLARFNVNTGVVDKKFFQGLPSPAAGALMAGFIWLADDNKIPVRDSAIPWITFFLAVYAGLTMVSNARFYSGKALDVRYRVPFGVMVLLILTFVLISSNPPLTLFGLFVVYSISGYVIWAWERLSGRRFS
- a CDS encoding YSC84-related protein, with the protein product MHAQLIRLLAVSILAITPALCHAQFSNPFSSDKTTAQQRQDILKKSDETLKQLYAVSPKAKELIDKSVGYATFSNFGMKILIAGGGTGSGVVIEKDSKPVYMNMAEVQAGLGIGIKSFQNIFVFQTKAALNDFKNSGWTFGGQVTAAAKYQADGGAYQDAAVVAPGVLMYQLTDSGLAAEITGKGTKYYQNTDLNK